The following proteins are encoded in a genomic region of Lachnospiraceae bacterium KM106-2:
- a CDS encoding signal recognition particle associated protein, translating into MSENISKENRKPNTKHNKLDHIVELSLLYDFYGALLKDNQRLIYEDYILNDLSLSEIAATQDMTRQGVYDIVRRCSKQLLEYEEKLNLIDKFFVAKEMTNRINQIAKEIKETHDLEKIQEIERLSTQILEEF; encoded by the coding sequence ATGAGTGAGAATATTTCGAAAGAGAATAGAAAACCAAACACGAAGCACAATAAACTTGATCACATTGTTGAGCTGTCGCTCCTTTATGATTTTTATGGTGCTTTACTCAAAGACAATCAGAGATTAATTTATGAAGATTATATTCTAAATGATTTATCACTTAGTGAGATCGCTGCAACACAGGATATGACCCGTCAGGGCGTCTATGACATCGTTAGACGATGTAGCAAGCAGCTTTTGGAATATGAAGAAAAGTTGAATTTAATTGATAAATTTTTTGTTGCAAAAGAAATGACAAATCGTATTAATCAGATTGCAAAAGAGATTAAGGAAACGCATGATCTTGAAAAGATTCAAGAGATTGAGCGGTTATCCACCCAGATTTTAGAGGAATTTTGA
- a CDS encoding signal recognition particle, subunit Ffh SRP54: MAFESLSDKLQNVFKNLRGKGRLTEADVKAALREVKMALLEADVNFKVVKNFIKSVQERAIGQDVLTSLTPGQMVIKIVNEEMVKLMGDETTEIDLKPTQEITIILMCGLQGAGKTTTTAKIAGKLKQKGRKPLLVACDVYRPAAIKQLQINGEKQGVEVFSMGDGHKPVNIAKAAVEHAKSNGLNVVILDTAGRLHIDEDMMAELIEIKENVDVHQSILVVDSMTGQDAVNVAEMFNEKIGVDGVILTKLDGDTRGGAALSIRAVTGKPILYIGMGEKLSDLEQFYPDRMASRILGMGDILTLIDKAQAEIDEDKAKDLEKKIRKAEFDFNDFLDTMSQMKNMGGLSSIIGMLPGVGSQLKDVEINDDAFKGVEAIIYSMTKEERANPSLLNPSRKKRIANGAGVDISEVNKLVKQFDQSRKMMKQMSGMMSGKGAKRGRFKLPFGL; this comes from the coding sequence ATGGCATTTGAAAGCTTATCCGATAAACTTCAGAATGTATTTAAGAATTTACGTGGTAAAGGAAGACTTACTGAAGCTGATGTAAAAGCTGCTTTAAGAGAAGTTAAAATGGCATTATTAGAGGCCGATGTTAACTTTAAAGTAGTTAAGAATTTCATAAAATCCGTTCAAGAACGAGCAATTGGACAAGATGTACTAACAAGCTTGACACCAGGACAAATGGTGATCAAGATCGTTAATGAAGAAATGGTAAAATTGATGGGTGATGAGACGACTGAGATCGACTTAAAACCTACGCAGGAAATTACGATTATCTTAATGTGTGGTCTTCAAGGTGCTGGTAAAACAACTACTACAGCGAAGATCGCAGGAAAGTTAAAACAAAAAGGCAGAAAGCCTTTATTAGTTGCTTGTGATGTTTATCGTCCAGCCGCGATCAAACAGTTACAGATCAATGGTGAAAAGCAAGGGGTAGAGGTATTCTCCATGGGAGATGGCCATAAACCTGTGAATATCGCAAAAGCTGCGGTAGAGCATGCAAAATCCAATGGTTTAAACGTAGTTATCTTAGATACAGCTGGTCGTCTTCATATTGATGAAGATATGATGGCGGAATTAATTGAAATTAAAGAGAATGTGGACGTTCATCAATCCATCCTCGTTGTCGATTCGATGACAGGTCAGGATGCCGTTAATGTAGCGGAAATGTTCAATGAAAAAATTGGTGTTGATGGTGTTATCTTAACGAAGTTAGATGGTGACACAAGAGGTGGTGCTGCATTATCCATTCGTGCAGTAACAGGAAAACCAATTCTTTATATTGGTATGGGAGAGAAGTTATCTGATCTAGAACAATTCTATCCAGATCGTATGGCATCTCGTATCCTTGGAATGGGCGATATTTTAACTTTGATCGATAAAGCACAGGCTGAAATCGATGAAGATAAAGCAAAAGACCTAGAAAAGAAGATTCGTAAAGCAGAATTTGACTTTAATGATTTCTTAGATACTATGAGTCAGATGAAGAACATGGGTGGTCTATCCAGTATTATTGGTATGCTTCCTGGTGTTGGTTCTCAGCTAAAAGATGTTGAGATCAACGATGATGCTTTTAAAGGTGTAGAAGCAATTATTTACTCCATGACGAAGGAAGAGAGAGCAAATCCTTCGCTACTTAACCCTTCTCGTAAGAAACGTATTGCCAATGGTGCAGGCGTTGATATCAGTGAAGTAAATAAGTTAGTAAAACAGTTTGATCAGTCTAGAAAGATGATGAAACAAATGTCTGGCATGATGTCAGGTAAGGGCGCAAAACGTGGCCGTTTTAAATTACCATTTGGACTATAG
- a CDS encoding SSU ribosomal protein S16p yields the protein MAVKIRLKRLGQKKAPFYRVVVADSRAPRDGKFIEEIGTYDPTKEPSAFNVNEEAAKKWLSNGAQPTETVAKLFKNAGIVK from the coding sequence ATGGCAGTAAAAATCAGATTAAAAAGATTAGGACAGAAAAAAGCACCTTTTTATAGAGTAGTAGTAGCTGATTCTAGAGCACCTAGAGATGGTAAATTCATCGAAGAGATCGGTACTTACGATCCAACTAAGGAACCAAGCGCTTTTAATGTAAATGAAGAAGCAGCTAAAAAATGGTTATCTAATGGTGCACAGCCAACTGAAACAGTTGCAAAACTTTTCAAAAACGCTGGTATCGTTAAATAA
- a CDS encoding KH domain RNA binding protein YlqC, translating to MKELVEVIATSLVDHPEEVVVTESETDKSITIELKVSSDDMGKVIGKQGRIAKAIRTVVKAAASKDDKKVIVEIQQ from the coding sequence ATGAAGGAATTAGTTGAAGTGATTGCAACGTCACTAGTTGATCATCCTGAAGAAGTCGTTGTAACGGAAAGTGAAACCGATAAATCAATAACGATTGAATTAAAAGTTTCCTCCGACGATATGGGTAAAGTGATCGGCAAACAAGGCCGTATTGCCAAAGCCATTCGTACTGTTGTGAAAGCAGCTGCATCAAAAGATGATAAGAAAGTTATTGTTGAGATCCAACAGTAA